A window of the Candidatus Hydrogenedentota bacterium genome harbors these coding sequences:
- a CDS encoding flippase-like domain-containing protein has product MKAKNTTKKYVLILRLLVLLFSVGLLIKMVDFRLVWRHIEDIPYYIFIALVGIGMVRAWLSGLRWRLINPDVSKQLSQWQYFRFLMIAHTFNLIMPGSLGGDFVKTAMALKTVKNNRAHNLIAIVADRFIGLFSIIMLGSLAMIFATKIPDRSVFYRSFGFLIFGFSSVILVSTNKFILKLVETICSHFGRLGRFLISFLNTWRSALLFFRQNYFRVFLALLLCLPIHGIVFLTKFVVAKYMNIPLTFFDVCAIQALVWVIAAIPITISGAGVRELTVIYFLSFYGVEAEAATALSMYSYIVAVLLGFIGILFLWNGNIALPFRQTSLKAPSCEEGEEA; this is encoded by the coding sequence TTGAAAGCAAAAAATACCACTAAAAAATATGTTTTGATACTCCGCCTTTTAGTGCTCCTATTCTCCGTTGGACTACTCATTAAAATGGTGGATTTCCGACTCGTATGGCGGCATATTGAAGATATCCCTTATTACATCTTTATTGCATTGGTAGGCATTGGCATGGTGCGCGCTTGGTTGAGCGGGCTGCGGTGGCGGCTGATCAACCCGGACGTGAGTAAACAATTGAGTCAATGGCAATACTTTCGATTTTTAATGATTGCCCACACCTTCAACCTCATTATGCCGGGCTCACTGGGCGGCGACTTTGTGAAAACAGCGATGGCATTAAAAACCGTAAAAAATAACCGTGCCCACAATCTTATCGCCATTGTTGCAGACCGCTTCATTGGCCTCTTCTCCATCATTATGTTGGGATCGTTGGCGATGATCTTTGCCACGAAGATACCGGACCGCAGCGTCTTTTATCGTTCTTTCGGCTTTCTCATCTTCGGCTTTTCGAGTGTTATCCTGGTCTCCACAAACAAATTCATTTTAAAACTTGTGGAAACTATTTGTTCTCATTTCGGAAGGCTCGGTCGATTTTTAATCTCCTTCTTAAATACTTGGCGCAGCGCACTTCTATTTTTCCGCCAAAACTATTTTCGCGTCTTTCTTGCTCTCCTGCTCTGCCTGCCGATTCACGGCATTGTCTTTTTGACCAAATTTGTAGTGGCCAAATATATGAACATTCCGCTGACATTCTTTGATGTGTGCGCCATCCAAGCGCTGGTCTGGGTCATCGCTGCAATACCCATTACCATCTCCGGCGCCGGGGTACGCGAATTGACCGTCATTTATTTTCTGTCCTTTTATGGGGTCGAGGCGGAAGCGGCAACAGCCTTGTCCATGTATTCCTATATTGTTGCAGTATTGCTTGGCTTCATCGGTATTCTTTTCCTTTGGAATGGAAACATTGCACTTCCCTTCCGACAAACATCCCTTAAAGCACCTTCCTGTGAAGAGGGGGAAGAAGCTTAA